Within the Medicago truncatula cultivar Jemalong A17 chromosome 4, MtrunA17r5.0-ANR, whole genome shotgun sequence genome, the region acattttattttatttagtaaaaaaacatgttattttataaaaattgccGTTAATATATTGATTTAGAAAACAAATATACCGGTATACTTGGGGATTTGATCTACTTTATTAGGCTAGACTTGTCTGTCCCCATaaatttagctcagttgataaagaCAATGTAAAATATATGTAAGTTCCAGGATTCGAATCCTGGTCATGCACCACCAAAAAAGGTTAGACTTGTCCCATAATAGGTTTGTGTTTCCTAATTatcaatttctttaattttctctGTTGATACGGTTTATGTCCAACTCTCTTTTCTTGTactcttcttcttttcctttccttatgattcttttctttttattttcaatataggAATCATATTCACATTCACCGTATCtccatgatttttttctttttcctgaACTACCAAATAATTTGAGTTGAAGAGAATCTCTCCGGCCCAGATTGTATCGCCAACCTTCGGTATTATACCCCAAATCAAGCTCATTAAATGGAGAAAGAATCCTTCATATATTTTCTGCAATAAAAGGAACACCGAAAGTATgaaacataattaaattaaggaaaattctatggtgaagtatgataatgacttttttggtgaagttaaattgattttcacaatatttgaaTCCTTCAATTGACAAAACCCCCTTTTCTTAGAAAtcctaaaaattaaatatttatatactaATGTTCTTCAATTTTTTCGAAAAACAAAcagaataataaaaattataaaaaatcatcACATCCTCCTCCATACTACTTTTCGCCTTGAACACATAAATTTTCATTTGTGCATTAAGATTGAAATTTCccttaatattttgtatgatgacTGATTTATAATAAGGTAAAGTTTAGTCTTAGAATGGTCCACCAGCAGACACTAGTTGACATGACATCAACAATTATATCATTGACTAAACTTTAACATATCCAAAAAAATCAGTTTCCtaactgcaccgtagaagcccCCTTAAGTTAATTCAATAGAGTTTTCCCACCGTTTAGGTCAAAAATATGGATATATTCCAAGGTAAATTCCTATGTATCATAAGTTTGATTGAATACCATTCCATTACCAATACGTTATGTTAAaactcattcaaaaaaaatttaaaaaataagcttaaatatgtatttgatccttgcaattaggggtcgtttaaaaattggtccctgtaattgctaatccttgcaaactagccttgcaatcattaatcatttaaaatttcgtcctttgaccaattTAATCACTGCcatgtcactaatttgatgacgtggcaatcactgccacacatgaaattccaattttgcccttaagaagaggacaaaatattgaagaaagaattggaaacccaggggtaaaattggaatttcatgtggcgtggcagtgattaagtggggagagggacgaaattttaaatgattaaacaatgcaagggtaaattgtcaggattagcgattacagagATCagtttttaaacgacccctaattgcaaggatcaaatacatagcctaaaaaatatattataattcatAAGCCTTAGTTCGATTGAAAATGATTGATATTTTGAGATGTGTGAATGTAGGCCCATATTCTTTCTTGGTTCCGCTTAGTTGGACATAGGTGCTGCATTGCAGTTGCAGGGCAAGTTCAAAgaaccatttttcttttctatataaGGGGGAGACAGGATTCTATTGAAGCAACCAGAAAACACACACAAAGCATAATAACTATTCCCTCAACTTCAACTTCAACATCAATTAATGGCACCTGAAACAAACCTGAGAGAGATAGGTTTGGAAGGGTTTGATCTGATAGAGAAGTTGTATGGAGCACCAAGAAGGGCCAAGAACAACAGGGTATTTCCTGCAAGACAAGGACGTTGGGTGGTTCAAGTTCCCAATGATGAAATGGAAGAGCCTCTTGCCATGAATAGTAATGAGGTAGCTGCTCGTTTTAGCGGGATACTTGTTGTTGATTACTTCATGGGAAAACCACAAGTTCGTTGTAGTAGACCAATTCGAACTTAATATCACTTTTCTAATTCACACTTCTCATATCTGTTGgtttgcaagtgtgagttatatgtcccacattgaataaaatagtaaaggttgaacaccttataagtaagaggacccataaacccactgccttaaggttttgggtaagagcgTGGTGTCTCTCTTGTTTATGTGTTGTTCTAGGAAGCAGCTCAATGACCTgcaaattttatatattatggAGGTCTTTTGCAGCTGTAGCTATATCATATGGGACTTTATATATTTTCAGTCCTTGTATATGTGTTTGATGTACTGAAATTTGAGTGCAAGTCGTAAAGAAACTGAGCGTgtgctttttcttttcttttcttttcttccacaacttttattttatcgGCACCACCTATATGACCCTTTTCCCATTTTTGCCACTCTCTCCAATGGTGCCAATTGCCAAATATTTAATTGTCTCTTCTCTCAAGTCATGATTGAGTTCAACCAAGTTATACTTACATTACATTATAAATCTTGAATGAGATTATTTGCTCTCTCTGATCTTACATGGGATAAATCAATAACTTATTATTTTAGATATCTTGTTGAATTCTAACACAGTTCAAATTTAGGATAAGAATGTTTACTATAGAGGTGTGATATGATAAATTTTTGAATTAAGAAAATGCATTACCTTCTAACTATACCATTACAATGACTTCGATGCAAGAATATAACATTGTCCGGATGACTTTTGATACAAAAATTTAATGTATCAATCCTGACTCTCGCTCATCTACCAAGcttaataaatgattatgatacCACTTGCAAGAAAGTCTAGTAGAATGTCAGAGCAACATGTTAATAATCTATGACCGTTAAGAGATCATGACACCACATCTCTGTCTAAAACTTTAAGGCATTGAAAATATTAGTCTTATCTCTTATATCCACTTTAAATTTATGGTGACAACTAgagtacccatggaagaatggtgggtaatttatcccgcccaaccaatacacattagccacataaacacatttttaagtggtatccatgaactatcttgactccaccaacaaattgctcattttcattggttggtgggtaaattacccaccattcttcaaaggtaatctagaaaaaacctaaaCTTAATTATTCATAGTCAATATATGACTATTATTCACACTTGAATACCAACAAACTAGTCTAAGTGTGAATGTCTCACATCAATTATGAATGTGTTCAATGTTAAATATGTATTACTATTCATTCTTATAGTAAGGATGTCTTGATTTTGAAACTATTCTACTAGATAAATATAGTTGTTCATTCTTTACCTTGATGGATTTGTCAACATGAAAATCGTTGACACGGAGAGATATTAGAATCTGATACTCAAAAAGAAACACACTCTTAGCCTTAGGCCTCAAGTCTTCACCATCATGGTCAACCCTTTAGGGTTCctattggtttttatttttctaatcaaATGACTTGGTTTTTCTTGtgtaagaaataataaaaatttattattctcGCTTGCTCGTGTGGGACTCAACGGATCCTCTCTCCCCAAAAGAATAACTTAACTGTGAAGATCAAATAATCAAGATCATGCttatttgttgttaaaaaaatatatatatgatgctTATTTTACAAGCTCAGTGCAATACTTGAAACTTGGGATACTTCCgtataaatatatatcaatatgcCAAGGATAAAATCTTATTCTTGTTGATGAGGGACTATGTAATACCACAATCAACACAccgaaaatataatatatagttcACTATTCATTAATCATTATGCAAGATTGTGATATATGGTGATTTAGAGATTATAAGAATTTAAAtctcttttgtcaaaaaatataaaagagaatTTAAATCTCAATTTGTTATGGAAGACGTTGAGGATAACTGGATATAAAACGTCCATCACAGTTCACAACCTACCTATCATTAGAAGTTTTGATAATAATATAGACTCTTTAAAAAAACGAATGTTCTGTTGCCGACTCGGTGATTAAGTCATGGAAATACTCTCACTTAATGTGGTATTAAGAAATGAAACATCAAGTCAGCGGCGGATCTTCTCGGGAGCGGAAGGGAGCTGCGGCACcccccacttttttttttttttttatatatatatactccaacTGCAGTGCTCACCCTGTGATTGTGAGCATCTTCTCTCTCACGGCACCCCACAACTTTACTTCCTAAACCATCCACACCAATTCCTTCCGCCGCCGATCTCAAATTTCCGATCGCCGCAGATTCCAATTTCAATTCCTTTCCGTCCTTAAGCTCTTGTGGCTTCTCTCTTTCGTTATCGTATCAGTTACCGATGTCGGGATTGCGATTTAGTTTGCAGCAGTCACAATTGCGACTTGAGTAAGAGAATCAAATTGAACCTTTTGCATATTCAAAGAATCAAATTGAGTGTTTGGAGAAAAGGAGGTGAAGAAGACGATGCTTCTATCTACCTGCAAAAAGCACAAATGTAGTGTTGTGTTGTGGTTGTGGGTTCtctgtgtgtgttttttttttcattacttcaaaacaaaatctgatagttttttttttttttggtagatagacgaaatggcaaagccattataaactcacacacacaagtggaggtaccggggttcgaacctcggtcatggcatccggcctaacaatttcggcattttgccagttgagctaggacttctggatcaAAATCTGATAgttatcattcaataatattactcatccatgttttttttttaataaaaaatacattacaTAGTGGCTTGCTGGCTGCTACGACGGTGGGAACTTGTTAGTACTCATCCCttgtatacatatttttattttgttttgtgttaatattattttgattttttataaaattatatatgcctctaataaatttcaattataatattttaggtaGTATTTACGGCTCCCCCTAACATTTTGagcaagatccgccactgcatCAAGTAGATTTTTAAAAGATTGGCCAGCAGAAAATAGACAAGTTCAATGTGTGGCAAAAGAAGAGCTTTAATTTGGGAGCACAAATTAAATCCAATCTATACTTGACTGCAGCAGGGAAGATCCAGATGAAGGATTTTTATCCAACACAAATTATGATCCTCTTCAAGtacatgtaatgtaatgtaatgtttgaTCAGTTATAGAAGATCCACAAATAGGATTTTTGCAGCTTAAATTAAGTATTAGGCTTTGACCCATTGgtacttccattttttttcattgttctgtttctagtgaaatttgtagtttttgaaCTTGGTACAATTCATTTGttcattcttcttttttttattgtaacctagtacaattttttactttttgaacTTTTCTATTTGCGAtagacattttaaatttttattgtgaTGTTTTACAATGAATTGAACGATTTAGTTATCTCATATTATACTATAAAAGGGCTCTGATAAACACAtacatacctttttttttttttttttttatgtatcttGTACTTGTAGTTGTACTAGTGAAAATTGACTAGGAAAGTTTGATTAACTACACACACATTTTTTAAGATATAAGACTAATTTGACATGGAAAACAAATAAAgaatttgtttcaaattttaaataaagtttttctttctttcaatctCACCATCTACTTACTTGCAACggaccaaattttaaatgaaattaaaaaactacTGGCATAACTTTGTCCTATCTTTGAGTAAAGATGTAATCGTTGACCCTTTGATGgtgtaatttttgtttgataCTTTTGATCCTCATTGTTCATCAAAGAAATATAAAAGCACCAATTCAACATCACACACAATTTGTATAATAATATTCCATTTTTATCAGAATAGCTACAAATTTAGAGAAAGACAAATGAAGTATATCAAATTATGctttatatatatgtgttttTATCTATTGTCCGCAGCCAAAAAATTTAAGCGATATATTTTTTGGACAACGGTTAATATTTTTCAACCAACGAAGAGAAGGAAATTGTGCTTTTGCTGCTATTAGAATGTGGGAGTTAGGGGATGGGAGGAATTGAACCCGAAAGAAGGGGGCACAATTAATGCACACAATGCATCACTAAATTTAGCTAAACTAAATAAGTCATAAAAGCTATTAGTTTCCGTTGATTTAGATGAACCATTTATTTTTTCCGTTAAGAAACATGTTTATATAGTAGATAAGCCATGAATGAGGTATCATTTCCCCATTTCCTATAAGCCTCCTCGGAGGCCCCTAAGCTCTCCAAATTGTTAAAAAGATAATTACTTCATAACAAGCATCGAAGCACAATGGCCGTTGCAAAGAGTGTTGTTATTCTTATTTTGCTCTTTGCATTGGCCAGTTATGCAGATGCTGCTCCTAAACCAAGGCCTCCCGTTGGTCATGATGTTTTCGGGGTTAGAAAAAGCTCTAAGGATGTCCTCCTTCCCGGGGAGAAACTAGTTAATGTCTTGAGTTTTGGCGCCAAAGGTGATGGTGTGACTGATTGCACTCAGGTAAAATCATCTCAAGTTTCTACATCGTGGTTGCAAAATCAGATTATAAGATGCGAagaaatattatttatgttaattttcaagatttaaacaataaaattgagGATTATAACTCCTTCAATATTACTAGGCTCGAGTTATCTACTTGAGACATGATgccatttttataaacaatttttcaaattttatctcTTATTAACACATGATTTGTGTTTTGTCCATGCAGGCTTTCATGCAGACATGGCAAGCAGTCTGCAAAAAACCAGGACAAAACAGGTTTTATGTTCCTGCTGGTAGATTTTTGGTTTCGGAAATAATTTTTGCAGGACCATGTCTTGCTCCAAAGCCAGTAACAATTCAAGTGGTAGGAACTATTTTGGCTACCACTGATATTTCTGAGTATGCAAACGGAAGATGGTTCGAGTTTCAAGACTTGAATGGCCTAAAAATGCTCGGTGGAGGTACTTTTGATGGACAAGGTCAAGAATCATGGAAATTCGCTGAGGATTGTAAATCTGGCAACGGAGATACTGCTTGTGTGCCAAATCCACCCGTAAGTttaacactaattaattaattaacatatgATCTCATTAATATATGGTCTTCTTCACTAATATAATGTTATTAATAATTTGGGAATGCAGAGTTTGTATTTCACAAAAGTGCAAAATGCAATTATAATGGGCATTAAATCAGTGAATCCCAAAGGATTTCACGTATTCGTTACTCAATGTTCAAACATTAGGTTGCAAAGACTTAGGCTCACTGCACCTGATACCAGCCCAAACACTGATGGCATTCATATTAGCACCTCCTACGGTGTGAAAATAAATAGATGCACCATTGGAACCGGGGATGATTGTGTCGGTATGATAGACGGTTCTGAACAAATTGCGATCAACAAACTCAAATGTGGACCTGGACATGGTATCAGGTAATTAACTAACTAATGTAACAAAGTTTAACATCCAATACACATGAATCATCTTTTCCATGATTTTGAtatatacatttaaaatgtataTATCAAAATGAAAGCCATCTGTTTAAGCTATATATATCGTAAATTTGATTTATGACAAATTtcctttgttttgatttatttatgcaTGACAGTATCGGTAGTCTTGGAAGGAGAGCAGACGAGCGAGAGGTGAAAGGTGTAAGGGTACAGAACAGTGAATTGATTGGCACAGACAACGGTTTGAGAATAAAATCATTTCCAGAGAGATTTGCTGGTGGAGCATCTGAGATATTTTTCACTAACATTAACATGACAAATGTTAAAAATCCAATCATTATTGACCAGGAATATGAATGTGATGATATTTGTAAAAAGAAGGTACTTATTTGCACTacaacaaaaactattttaacaGCAAGATGTTAATAATTGTGatacttatatatttatttacgtGCAGCCTTCATTGGTGAAGATtgcaaatattcatttttcaaatataaggGGAACTTCAGCTACACCAATGGTAGTGGATATGAGATGCAGCAAGATGCATACATGCCCCGGTGTTACATTTAATAACGTCGACCTAAAGTTTGGATCAGCCCTTACCACAGCTAGATGTG harbors:
- the LOC25494084 gene encoding exopolygalacturonase produces the protein MAVAKSVVILILLFALASYADAAPKPRPPVGHDVFGVRKSSKDVLLPGEKLVNVLSFGAKGDGVTDCTQAFMQTWQAVCKKPGQNRFYVPAGRFLVSEIIFAGPCLAPKPVTIQVVGTILATTDISEYANGRWFEFQDLNGLKMLGGGTFDGQGQESWKFAEDCKSGNGDTACVPNPPSLYFTKVQNAIIMGIKSVNPKGFHVFVTQCSNIRLQRLRLTAPDTSPNTDGIHISTSYGVKINRCTIGTGDDCVGMIDGSEQIAINKLKCGPGHGISIGSLGRRADEREVKGVRVQNSELIGTDNGLRIKSFPERFAGGASEIFFTNINMTNVKNPIIIDQEYECDDICKKKPSLVKIANIHFSNIRGTSATPMVVDMRCSKMHTCPGVTFNNVDLKFGSALTTARCVNVKPVYTGLAKPPICP